From Rudanella lutea DSM 19387, a single genomic window includes:
- a CDS encoding beta strand repeat-containing protein, whose translation MKHSLLSERLNRSHSRWVHYINGLVWVGLLLLIHSPAAQAQDCTAPLITISASPSLTIATGTTARLTASGASSYTWSTGATSTTVTTTTAVSVYSVTGVTGGCSATASVQVVQIASCAPEIVYPCSYTYTGQGYPDYTFFRSDGTYSTTFTVGEPIFSFGFDPSHTCRTPSTLKPVFANLPTGAQVLCPNIFMATYFSQGLSKTCPKIGPAQYLIGTYQKFSFTTPGVYPVTFTDGTTVNITVDPDSPIPPPTNSVTLSASLESSKPVAFTATASRQELLETQVLGVTGPGVPPSGYIYSYFQWTGNGLTEAKIQAPENTYTLNNPSWGVTYQVELLPALVYCGNKSRIISNSITIPNPTASVSASTVCAGGSVSLSSTAVGVGPFSYTWVAPEGITLSYPGSPSPTATIAPTVTGEQTFTLYIQDISSLTAQSATVTTSVTVINPSVNVTTLPSATITSGGSVTLTASGADSYTWSNGSSDNPITLNNLTSATTLSVTGITGGCSAIASAVVSVTAVPCAVTATISGNPIFCAGSSATLTASGAGDGGSYLWSTGETNPTVAINTSTQVSVTVTTASGCTATTSIQTGVGAPPSLTISANPSLTIATGMTTRLTATGATSLTWSTGARSTTISAGSAGTYSVTGISGGCLSSASVQVVQVAPCPEEPMNALGIPPGNGYPNYLFFRIDGTHSYTFAPGETIYNYASDIANPNTCRPPTSINPNYATLPTIARIICPYTLVRNYVTASLDGDGNLTYLTKTCLAVGPTRYVFAAQAKFAIDTPGDYPITFADGTTRILTISASATPAIDPGWSLTMLAAPQPDGTLSLTAVPVNLIQGSQNIASYTWQRGTNVLASFATSNTYTVTNPLWGQPYRVTGFVRNFVGGPFSATLTSNDYTVPFPAPQVGSTTVCAGSELGLSAVVLGAAPFSYSWTAPQGITLSDPASSTPTATIGATVSGEQTFTLTFMDSTTPTAQVSTQTVSVTVNPAPSLLITGSPSLSITTGGSVTLTASGANSYRWSNGSTINPLVLTNLTSATTLSVTGTSGTCSGTASATIGVTATPCAISASISGNLTVCAGNPTTLTAAGGNQFRWSSGVTTAINSITPVKTGVYSVTITDTATGCTATTGVTVELVSFPGTPTLAASGTVSCSFPTITLTTTPAAQANYQFIGPGLTQNGLSHTATVSAGGTYSVIVTTINGCTALATTTVQSATNAVNATLAASGTISCASPSVTLTAAPAGAAYQFSGPGLSQNGQSQTAVVTQAGTYSVIVTGAGGCTALATTTVTGSTIAPQLSISASPSATPTQGQAVTLTASGADSGATLTFAWSTGANTASINPPTSATGATVYSVTAVGPNACSATAQITVTVGNPALFCGPDPATIGRPLTLLEPIYDCATGRVQFRVSGGNGTPITYAAVGITGPTTTCSAFVDTQLAQDIRAGRSNVEPFLITATQNGVTVSLRWDARATCAGGTANTPPALANVVGPQSATLGTPFSLDLSRVFTDAQTPDALVLAATGLPAGLQLTARTLSGTPSTTGISTVTLTATDPGGLTNTTSFTLTVGPAASLTVTPPPTGTALAATLVSYGCTAGAITFGFTGGSGAPVEYLAIGVTGWTTNPTHVLEAGLRLDPKPITIRVRQNGVEGTSFVFDFAAYCAGTLQPPTNTPPSVANAIGPQSATVGVSYNLDLGAIFTDAQTPGSLTLSATGLPAGLSLSGNRISGTPSTSGVSTVTLTATDPGSLSVSTSIVITVHPNSSTGITPPTPPVVGGPLAATVVSYNCQTGAITFGATGGNGAAVEYLAIGINGWTTNTNHLIEAGLRADPKPVTIQIRQNGVGGTPFTFDFTAFCAGNPQPPTNTPPTVVNVVGPQSATVGVNYTLNLSTVFFDAQTPAGSLVLGANGLPAGLSLSGSSISGTPSTSGVSSVTLTATDAGGLSINTGFVLTVSPGGNTTPTTPPVGGPLAATVVSYNCQTGAITFGATGGNGAAVEFFAIGITGWTTNVNGTIEAGLRADAKPVTIRLRQNGVEGIPFVFDFGAFCSRPARVAQPNEAPLTLTVWGNPTSLDAVDVEIGGADGQSLRVEVMGSSGQILHTETHPVAPANLRQRVPLRAGPGVYLIRVSTPKGSVIQKIVRY comes from the coding sequence ATGAAACATTCTCTACTTTCTGAAAGATTAAACCGATCTCACAGCCGTTGGGTGCATTACATCAACGGGCTAGTATGGGTAGGCTTGTTACTGCTGATTCACAGCCCGGCGGCCCAGGCACAGGACTGCACTGCCCCCTTGATTACGATCTCGGCCAGCCCCAGCCTGACCATTGCAACCGGCACTACCGCCCGTTTAACCGCATCGGGGGCCAGTAGTTATACTTGGAGTACCGGCGCTACCTCGACCACCGTTACCACTACCACTGCCGTGAGTGTGTATTCCGTAACGGGCGTAACCGGGGGCTGCTCAGCAACAGCATCCGTGCAGGTGGTGCAGATAGCCTCCTGCGCACCCGAAATCGTCTATCCCTGTAGTTATACCTACACGGGTCAGGGGTACCCCGATTACACCTTCTTCCGGTCCGACGGTACGTATTCTACAACTTTTACAGTGGGCGAACCCATCTTTAGTTTCGGATTCGACCCTTCTCATACGTGCCGAACTCCATCGACGCTAAAGCCGGTTTTTGCCAATTTACCCACTGGGGCCCAAGTCCTTTGTCCCAATATCTTTATGGCGACTTATTTTAGCCAGGGTTTATCAAAAACCTGTCCTAAGATTGGTCCGGCCCAGTATCTGATCGGCACATACCAAAAGTTTTCCTTCACCACGCCAGGTGTATATCCTGTTACGTTTACCGACGGCACGACGGTCAATATCACGGTTGATCCCGATAGTCCGATTCCACCACCGACCAACTCAGTTACTCTATCGGCCTCGCTTGAATCAAGTAAGCCTGTAGCATTTACGGCGACAGCTTCAAGGCAGGAATTACTGGAAACCCAAGTCCTTGGTGTTACCGGACCCGGTGTTCCTCCATCCGGATACATTTATTCCTATTTTCAGTGGACAGGAAATGGGTTAACAGAAGCCAAGATCCAGGCTCCTGAAAACACATATACATTAAACAACCCTTCCTGGGGAGTTACCTATCAAGTTGAGTTGCTGCCTGCATTAGTTTATTGTGGAAACAAATCAAGAATTATCAGCAACTCGATTACCATTCCAAACCCAACAGCTTCGGTGAGTGCCAGCACCGTTTGTGCAGGAGGGAGTGTGAGCCTGAGTAGTACAGCGGTAGGTGTTGGGCCGTTTAGTTACACTTGGGTAGCCCCGGAGGGTATAACCCTGTCGTACCCGGGTAGCCCCTCACCTACGGCCACAATTGCGCCCACAGTCACAGGCGAGCAAACATTTACGCTTTACATCCAGGATATCTCCTCACTAACAGCCCAGAGTGCCACGGTCACCACCAGTGTCACAGTCATCAATCCTTCGGTCAATGTTACGACCTTGCCCTCGGCTACCATCACCTCCGGTGGCAGCGTAACGCTCACGGCCTCAGGGGCCGACTCCTACACCTGGAGCAACGGCAGCTCGGACAACCCGATCACCCTGAACAACCTGACCTCGGCCACTACGCTCTCCGTCACAGGCATAACGGGGGGCTGCTCAGCAATAGCGAGTGCGGTGGTAAGCGTGACAGCTGTTCCCTGTGCGGTGACGGCCACCATCAGCGGTAACCCAATTTTCTGCGCTGGTTCATCGGCTACCCTGACCGCATCGGGGGCCGGAGACGGTGGTTCCTATCTGTGGAGCACGGGTGAAACCAACCCGACAGTTGCGATTAACACCAGCACCCAGGTATCGGTGACTGTAACCACAGCCTCGGGCTGTACGGCTACCACCAGCATACAGACGGGCGTAGGGGCGCCCCCCTCGCTCACGATCTCGGCAAATCCCAGCCTGACTATTGCAACGGGTATGACGACCCGACTCACCGCAACCGGGGCCACCAGCTTAACCTGGAGTACAGGAGCCCGCTCAACAACAATTTCAGCTGGCTCAGCGGGAACTTACTCCGTTACAGGTATTTCGGGCGGTTGCTTGAGCTCAGCCTCGGTGCAGGTGGTGCAGGTGGCTCCCTGTCCGGAAGAGCCAATGAATGCTCTGGGCATACCGCCCGGAAACGGATACCCCAACTACCTGTTTTTTCGGATTGATGGCACCCATTCGTACACCTTCGCCCCCGGCGAGACGATCTACAACTATGCTTCTGATATCGCTAACCCCAACACGTGTAGGCCCCCCACATCCATAAACCCAAACTACGCAACCCTACCAACCATTGCCCGCATAATTTGTCCATACACACTTGTTCGCAATTATGTTACCGCATCGCTCGATGGCGACGGAAATCTGACATACCTGACCAAAACCTGTCTAGCAGTTGGACCGACTCGGTATGTGTTTGCTGCACAGGCAAAGTTTGCGATCGATACACCCGGTGACTATCCGATTACGTTTGCGGATGGAACAACCCGCATACTCACCATTTCGGCCTCAGCGACGCCGGCTATAGACCCCGGCTGGTCGCTGACGATGTTGGCGGCCCCCCAACCCGACGGTACTCTATCGTTGACGGCCGTTCCGGTTAATCTGATTCAGGGGAGTCAAAATATCGCATCCTATACCTGGCAGCGAGGCACTAATGTCTTAGCTTCATTTGCCACTTCCAATACCTATACTGTAACTAATCCTCTATGGGGTCAGCCTTATCGGGTTACAGGCTTCGTTCGCAACTTTGTAGGTGGCCCATTTTCCGCCACGCTCACCAGCAACGACTACACGGTTCCGTTTCCTGCACCACAGGTTGGCTCGACTACGGTCTGTGCTGGCAGTGAGCTGGGCTTATCGGCTGTTGTGTTAGGGGCTGCCCCGTTCAGTTATAGCTGGACAGCTCCACAGGGCATTACACTGTCGGACCCAGCCAGCAGTACCCCAACGGCCACGATCGGAGCTACCGTGTCGGGAGAGCAAACATTTACGCTAACGTTTATGGACTCCACTACGCCCACGGCTCAGGTCAGCACACAAACCGTCAGTGTCACGGTCAATCCGGCTCCCTCGTTACTAATTACAGGCAGCCCCAGCTTAAGCATTACAACAGGCGGCAGCGTAACCCTCACCGCCAGTGGGGCCAACAGCTATCGCTGGAGTAACGGCAGTACGATTAACCCACTGGTCTTAACCAACCTGACCTCGGCCACCACGCTCTCCGTAACGGGTACCTCAGGCACCTGCTCCGGTACGGCGAGTGCCACTATTGGTGTTACAGCCACTCCATGCGCCATCTCGGCCTCCATCAGTGGCAACCTCACTGTGTGTGCGGGCAACCCAACCACCCTCACCGCTGCGGGGGGCAACCAGTTCCGATGGAGCAGCGGGGTCACCACCGCCATCAACTCCATTACTCCTGTCAAGACGGGGGTTTACTCCGTCACGATTACCGATACCGCCACCGGCTGCACAGCCACCACCGGCGTTACCGTCGAGCTTGTCAGCTTCCCCGGTACCCCGACCTTGGCCGCCAGCGGAACCGTTTCTTGTAGTTTTCCGACTATTACGCTCACCACCACCCCAGCCGCACAGGCTAACTATCAATTTATTGGTCCCGGTCTCACGCAGAATGGATTGAGCCATACTGCCACCGTTTCGGCAGGCGGGACATACTCGGTCATCGTAACGACCATCAATGGCTGTACAGCCCTGGCCACGACCACCGTGCAAAGTGCAACGAATGCCGTCAATGCCACACTGGCCGCTTCGGGAACAATCTCCTGCGCCAGCCCCAGCGTGACTCTGACAGCCGCGCCGGCCGGAGCAGCCTATCAGTTCAGCGGCCCTGGGCTATCCCAAAACGGGCAAAGCCAGACGGCCGTAGTGACGCAGGCTGGCACGTACTCGGTGATTGTGACAGGTGCAGGCGGCTGTACGGCCTTGGCTACGACCACCGTTACTGGCAGCACCATTGCCCCCCAGCTAAGCATTAGCGCCAGCCCATCGGCTACGCCAACCCAGGGACAGGCCGTGACACTGACCGCGTCGGGTGCCGACTCCGGGGCGACGCTCACCTTCGCCTGGAGCACCGGGGCGAATACGGCAAGCATCAACCCGCCGACATCCGCCACCGGGGCTACAGTCTACTCCGTGACGGCGGTAGGCCCCAATGCCTGCTCGGCCACCGCTCAGATCACCGTGACGGTTGGCAACCCTGCCCTCTTCTGCGGACCCGACCCGGCCACTATCGGCCGACCGCTGACCTTGCTTGAGCCAATCTACGATTGCGCCACCGGACGCGTACAGTTCCGCGTGAGCGGGGGTAATGGTACGCCCATCACCTATGCCGCCGTCGGCATCACCGGCCCAACAACCACCTGCTCGGCCTTTGTTGATACACAGCTGGCCCAGGACATCCGCGCCGGACGGAGTAATGTGGAGCCATTCCTCATTACCGCTACCCAGAACGGTGTCACCGTTAGCCTACGCTGGGATGCCCGCGCCACCTGCGCCGGTGGAACCGCCAACACCCCGCCCGCCCTCGCAAACGTTGTGGGCCCGCAGTCGGCTACCCTCGGTACACCCTTCAGCCTGGATCTGAGCCGCGTCTTCACGGATGCCCAGACGCCCGATGCCCTCGTGCTTGCGGCTACGGGCCTGCCCGCTGGCCTGCAGCTTACCGCACGCACCCTGTCGGGAACGCCCTCGACTACGGGTATCAGCACCGTGACGCTCACCGCCACCGACCCCGGTGGACTCACCAATACAACGAGCTTCACCCTTACCGTAGGGCCGGCGGCCAGCCTCACCGTGACGCCCCCGCCCACCGGCACCGCCCTGGCCGCTACCCTGGTGAGCTATGGGTGCACCGCCGGAGCGATCACCTTCGGCTTTACCGGCGGCTCCGGCGCTCCGGTCGAGTATCTGGCCATTGGCGTGACGGGCTGGACCACCAACCCCACCCACGTGCTGGAAGCAGGCCTGCGGCTCGACCCCAAGCCCATTACGATTCGCGTGCGCCAGAACGGCGTGGAAGGAACGTCCTTCGTGTTTGACTTTGCGGCTTACTGTGCAGGAACCCTTCAGCCACCCACCAACACGCCACCATCGGTCGCTAATGCCATCGGGCCTCAGTCGGCCACCGTGGGGGTATCTTACAACCTCGATTTGGGGGCCATCTTCACCGATGCCCAGACGCCCGGTAGCCTAACCCTGTCGGCAACCGGCTTACCCGCCGGGCTGTCGTTGAGCGGCAATCGCATCAGCGGTACGCCTTCGACCTCGGGCGTGAGCACCGTCACCCTGACGGCGACGGATCCGGGTAGTCTCTCGGTGAGCACGAGCATCGTGATTACGGTGCACCCCAACAGCAGCACGGGCATTACCCCACCCACTCCGCCTGTAGTTGGCGGACCACTGGCGGCCACCGTGGTGAGCTACAACTGCCAAACCGGGGCCATTACGTTTGGCGCAACCGGTGGTAACGGGGCAGCGGTCGAGTACCTGGCTATCGGCATCAACGGCTGGACGACCAACACCAACCACCTGATCGAGGCCGGGCTGCGGGCCGACCCCAAGCCGGTCACCATTCAGATTCGCCAGAATGGGGTGGGTGGCACGCCATTTACCTTCGACTTTACGGCTTTCTGTGCGGGCAATCCCCAACCACCCACCAACACGCCCCCGACGGTTGTGAATGTCGTAGGGCCTCAGTCGGCCACGGTGGGCGTTAACTACACCCTGAATTTGTCAACCGTATTTTTCGACGCCCAGACGCCAGCGGGAAGCCTTGTGCTGGGGGCTAACGGCTTGCCAGCCGGGCTCTCGCTGAGCGGCAGCAGTATTTCGGGTACGCCCTCGACTTCGGGCGTTAGTTCGGTAACGCTGACAGCCACCGATGCGGGCGGGCTGTCGATAAACACTGGCTTTGTCTTGACGGTAAGCCCGGGGGGCAACACCACCCCCACCACCCCACCCGTGGGCGGGCCATTGGCCGCGACCGTTGTGAGCTACAATTGCCAAACCGGAGCCATTACGTTTGGCGCAACCGGCGGCAACGGGGCAGCGGTCGAGTTTTTCGCGATTGGTATTACGGGCTGGACCACCAACGTAAACGGCACGATTGAGGCCGGGCTGCGGGCCGATGCCAAACCGGTGACTATCCGGTTACGGCAAAACGGCGTGGAGGGTATTCCGTTTGTGTTCGACTTCGGGGCTTTCTGTAGCCGACCCGCGCGGGTAGCCCAGCCAAACGAGGCCCCTCTTACTTTGACAGTTTGGGGTAACCCAACGAGCCTAGATGCCGTTGATGTGGAGATTGGAGGAGCCGATGGGCAATCGCTTAGAGTTGAGGTAATGGGCAGCTCAGGGCAGATACTCCATACGGAAACCCACCCGGTAGCCCCCGCCAACTTGCGGCAACGGGTTCCCCTGCGAGCTGGGCCGGGCGTGTACCTGATTCGCGTAAGTACACCCAAAGGCAGCGTGATACAAAAAATCGTGCGGTACTAA
- a CDS encoding PAS domain S-box protein: MNTLMGTNSVHTVYPFLKGGGEMGALMRAFAWSETSVGPPDTWPQPLQTTLGTLLSCKFPMLLWWGDNLVQFYNDAFRQVLADSGLHPRALGQQAMDCWGDIWTTIKPLIDQVRNTGEGTWSENESIPFIRNGQLQDTYWTFSYCAVPDETGRVAGVLAVGHEATRHVTMGRELETKSRQFEELIRQAPVAMALLDGPQFVITQVNQLMLDFWGRQRHDVVYKPFMEVFSEAQEPDFAQKLQSVFTTGEPLIVHQQVIDVCRAEKHDSLFVDFMYEPHRNQYGAITGVSVVCVDITAQVHARQKLKEEQERLATVLDEMPVGVVIADATGKLIYGNDQVARILGHPFWESQAIQEYAEWQVIDEETGEPIPVEQMPMARVLLNGERVVADDVKLLRGDGTPGYVNVNGVPIYDTEGHLLYGLCAFVDVTERRLAEERLSQNARRQAFLTSLSDQLRYLTDAAAIQQLACRLLGEYLQADRTYFAEIDEPNGLAVIGSDYAQENLPSMRGQYLLADFGETVDVLRSGNMLIMNDTLENPFRSERTRSAFTSLGIGSLLSVPLVKGGVLVWKFSVLVGKARVWTEGEITLTREVAERTWATVERARVERALRRQEERTRIAVEAAEMGTWEWNLLTDEVYWNDQHFVLFGMTPHNQPILPEVFFGHIHPHDVASLRHQLDEAIREKSVYDAEFRALRDDGAVRWMSGYGRVTAEENGQATRMSGVMFDITDRKQAEEAHRAGEERLRIVLDSIADHAIITTDTRNIITGWNPGAWQMFHYTAEEAIGQSGAITFTPEDQAAGVPEAEMITARQQGRAADERYHIRRDGSRLYVSGVLSPLFDADGQLVGYVKIARDLTDRQRMEQTLRENDERKDEFLAMLAHELRNPLAPIRNMLLVFSMTGVENETLRSGVDMMSRQVNHLIRLIDDLLDLSRISRGKIELRPQLVDFTALVGQAVDATRPLYDSSGRLLRATLPPSPLYVDGDATRLTQIVVNLLTNGARYTAEGGQVWLTLTQNGQEAQLRVADNGIGLAPEHLSAIFDLFVQVDTSLARSRGGLGLGLTLVKKLVELHGGRVEARSQGLGRGSEFIVSLPLHHEYVKDMNSSDELTIPDGSGHRILVVDDNHDAADTLSMLLKVLKNEVHTRYSGIEAIEALQTLRPQLVLLDIGMPDLDGYETCRIIRQLPIGPELTLIALTGYGQAEDRQRSLEAGFNDHLVKPVDIARLTQLLLSLPVNPGG; the protein is encoded by the coding sequence ATGAACACACTCATGGGCACCAACTCAGTACATACAGTGTATCCGTTTCTCAAAGGCGGGGGTGAAATGGGCGCGTTGATGCGCGCCTTTGCCTGGTCTGAAACGTCGGTGGGGCCACCCGATACCTGGCCGCAACCCCTACAGACTACGCTGGGCACCCTCTTGTCCTGCAAGTTCCCGATGCTGTTGTGGTGGGGCGATAACCTGGTGCAGTTTTACAACGATGCGTTCCGGCAGGTTCTGGCCGACTCGGGCTTGCATCCGCGAGCGTTGGGTCAGCAGGCCATGGACTGCTGGGGCGATATATGGACCACCATTAAGCCACTTATTGATCAGGTACGCAACACAGGCGAAGGCACCTGGTCCGAAAATGAGTCGATTCCGTTTATACGAAACGGTCAGCTTCAGGATACCTACTGGACTTTCAGTTATTGCGCTGTGCCCGATGAAACGGGTCGGGTGGCCGGGGTGCTGGCGGTGGGGCACGAGGCAACACGGCACGTGACTATGGGTCGGGAGCTGGAGACCAAAAGCCGTCAGTTCGAGGAGCTTATCCGTCAGGCGCCGGTTGCAATGGCCCTTCTCGACGGGCCTCAGTTTGTGATTACTCAGGTTAACCAGCTGATGCTCGATTTCTGGGGCCGCCAGCGTCACGACGTGGTCTACAAACCATTTATGGAGGTTTTTTCAGAAGCCCAGGAGCCCGATTTTGCCCAAAAGCTACAGTCGGTGTTCACAACGGGCGAACCGCTCATTGTACATCAGCAGGTGATTGACGTATGTCGGGCGGAGAAGCACGATTCCCTTTTCGTCGACTTTATGTACGAGCCGCACCGAAACCAATACGGGGCTATAACGGGCGTGAGCGTGGTGTGTGTGGATATAACCGCACAGGTACATGCCCGCCAGAAACTGAAAGAAGAACAGGAGCGCCTGGCCACCGTCCTGGACGAAATGCCCGTGGGGGTTGTCATTGCCGATGCGACGGGTAAACTGATTTACGGCAACGATCAGGTTGCCCGAATTTTAGGCCACCCATTTTGGGAGAGTCAGGCTATTCAGGAATATGCCGAATGGCAGGTGATTGATGAAGAAACCGGCGAGCCGATTCCAGTTGAACAGATGCCGATGGCGCGGGTTCTCCTAAACGGCGAGCGCGTGGTGGCCGACGACGTGAAGCTGCTCCGGGGCGACGGTACCCCCGGTTATGTGAACGTCAACGGGGTGCCGATTTACGATACAGAGGGGCACTTGCTGTATGGCCTATGTGCGTTTGTCGATGTGACCGAACGGCGGCTTGCTGAGGAGCGCCTGAGTCAGAATGCCCGTCGGCAGGCGTTTCTGACCTCCCTCAGCGATCAGCTCCGTTACCTGACCGATGCGGCCGCCATCCAGCAGTTGGCGTGTCGGCTGTTGGGTGAGTATCTGCAAGCCGACCGCACTTACTTCGCGGAAATAGACGAACCGAATGGCCTGGCCGTGATCGGCTCAGACTATGCACAGGAGAACTTGCCATCTATGCGGGGGCAATATCTGCTGGCCGATTTTGGCGAGACGGTCGATGTGTTGCGTAGTGGTAATATGCTCATTATGAACGATACGCTTGAAAATCCGTTTCGCTCCGAACGCACTCGCTCAGCATTTACGTCGCTCGGTATTGGATCACTGCTTTCGGTGCCGCTTGTCAAAGGAGGGGTGCTCGTCTGGAAATTTAGTGTGTTGGTCGGCAAGGCGCGGGTTTGGACCGAAGGCGAAATCACGTTGACGCGGGAGGTCGCCGAGCGAACCTGGGCCACCGTCGAACGCGCCCGGGTTGAGCGCGCTCTTCGTCGGCAGGAAGAGCGGACCCGGATTGCAGTCGAAGCGGCCGAAATGGGTACCTGGGAGTGGAATCTGCTCACAGACGAGGTGTACTGGAACGACCAGCATTTCGTGCTTTTCGGCATGACGCCCCACAACCAACCCATCTTGCCCGAGGTGTTTTTTGGGCATATTCATCCGCACGATGTTGCCTCGCTTCGACATCAGTTAGACGAGGCTATTCGGGAAAAAAGTGTCTACGATGCCGAGTTTAGGGCCCTGCGCGACGACGGGGCCGTACGCTGGATGAGCGGCTACGGACGAGTGACGGCCGAAGAAAACGGGCAGGCGACCCGCATGAGCGGGGTTATGTTCGACATTACGGACCGGAAACAGGCCGAGGAAGCACACAGGGCGGGAGAGGAACGGCTACGCATTGTACTCGACAGTATTGCCGATCACGCCATTATTACCACCGACACCCGCAACATCATTACCGGCTGGAATCCGGGTGCCTGGCAAATGTTTCATTACACAGCCGAGGAAGCCATTGGTCAGTCGGGGGCCATTACGTTCACGCCCGAAGACCAGGCCGCCGGGGTACCTGAGGCCGAAATGATCACTGCCCGACAACAGGGTCGGGCCGCCGATGAACGGTACCACATCCGGCGCGATGGTTCGCGGTTATACGTGTCGGGTGTGCTATCCCCCCTGTTCGATGCCGACGGGCAACTGGTAGGGTACGTCAAGATTGCCCGCGACCTCACCGACCGGCAGCGCATGGAGCAAACCCTGCGCGAAAACGACGAGCGAAAAGACGAGTTTCTGGCCATGCTCGCCCATGAGCTACGCAACCCGCTTGCGCCAATCCGCAACATGCTGCTGGTGTTCTCAATGACCGGCGTTGAAAATGAAACCCTGCGCTCAGGCGTAGACATGATGAGTCGGCAGGTAAATCATTTAATACGGTTAATTGACGATTTGCTGGATCTGAGTCGCATCAGTCGGGGCAAAATTGAACTTCGCCCTCAACTCGTCGATTTCACGGCCCTAGTGGGGCAGGCGGTAGATGCCACGCGGCCCCTTTATGACAGTAGCGGGCGGTTACTCCGGGCGACGCTACCGCCTTCGCCCCTGTACGTCGACGGCGATGCTACCCGGCTCACGCAGATCGTGGTTAACCTGTTGACCAATGGGGCCCGGTACACCGCCGAGGGCGGGCAGGTTTGGCTGACACTCACGCAAAATGGTCAGGAAGCACAGCTTCGGGTGGCCGACAACGGGATCGGTTTGGCCCCCGAGCATCTTTCGGCCATTTTCGACTTGTTTGTGCAGGTCGATACGTCCCTGGCCCGCTCACGGGGGGGGCTTGGACTGGGCCTCACGCTGGTGAAGAAACTCGTTGAACTCCACGGCGGTCGCGTCGAAGCGCGCAGTCAGGGACTGGGTCGGGGGAGTGAGTTCATCGTTAGCCTGCCACTACACCATGAATACGTAAAAGATATGAATTCATCCGATGAATTGACAATCCCCGATGGATCTGGCCACCGGATATTGGTCGTCGACGATAATCACGATGCGGCCGACACCCTTTCCATGCTGCTGAAAGTTCTTAAAAACGAGGTGCACACCCGGTACAGTGGTATCGAAGCGATCGAAGCCCTGCAAACCCTTCGCCCCCAGCTTGTTCTCCTCGATATTGGTATGCCTGATCTGGATGGGTACGAAACCTGCCGTATTATTCGACAGCTACCCATTGGTCCCGAACTGACCCTGATTGCCCTCACGGGCTACGGGCAGGCCGAAGACCGGCAACGAAGCCTTGAGGCTGGTTTCAACGACCACCTCGTAAAACCAGTCGACATAGCCAGGCTGACCCAGTTGCTGTTGTCGTTGCCGGTCAACCCAGGCGGGTGA